The following DNA comes from Cotesia glomerata isolate CgM1 unplaced genomic scaffold, MPM_Cglom_v2.3 scaffold_49, whole genome shotgun sequence.
TGTTCGGCTCGTCATCAGCATTATCTGTTTCATCGTCCGCATGGCGACGAGCTTTTTTCTCCTCCGTGGAATCCAGCTGTCTAAGTTTACCATTTCTCAGACTACGTTGACTCATTCTTCGTCTCGACGATTGGTTAGCTTTTAACAGAGTTTCCGCGCCCTCGTCATCAGACTTAATCTCTTCCTCAGGTTCTACTAGTTCTTTCTTAATATCACACTCTTCAATCAACATTTTCTTACTACGCGTAATTTTACCCTCGAGTTTATTATCCGGATCGACCGGGGCTAACTCCTCAGTCTCAGTATCACTGACCATTGCCACAACTTCGTCAATGGTTGAgtctattgaattttttaattttccagaatttttaacttcactGGCTGTTGTAACGACAGCAGGACTCGATTTTCTAGTCTTCAGGTACTTTAAATCCTCAAGGCTTTCTTTGCCTACGGATTTCTTGCGTtctgataatttatttgttactttGGCACTCTTTAATTGCGACTCTGGTGATactgttttcaattttttattcgacTTTGGACTATTGCTCTGGGACGTAATTGTCGAACTCGTAGAAGAACAAGAAGTACTGtcagaatttttatcaatcaatGAACCATCAACTTCAATACTCTgctctttattattatctttggGTTTTAAATTACTCAATACAATATTTGTCGACGATTTATTATCATTCAATGAAGGCACACTTCTAAGtctagatatataattttcaGTAGCTCCACAAGATTTTCTCGCAGATACTTTTGGTCTTCTACCAGGATACAACGATGTATCCAATCCAATATTATCTGTGGTGGTAGTAGTCGATGTTGTTATTGATGATTTATTATCAATCAATGAAGGCACACTTCTAAGTCTAGATATACGCCTATCGATAGATCCAGTGGATTTTCTTACCGATATCGGTCCTCTCCGAAATCGGTATAACGTTGAACTCAATACAATCGCTGATTTATTATTACGATCTGGCGTTACCGTTTCAAATAATTGCGATGGcagtgatttatttttattagatctGCTAGGTGAGGATGACAAACTGGCATCATTGTTAGTCTTCGACTGCTTACTTTTTGAAGACGCTAAGGGTTTCTTTTCCCTGGATGCCATCTCACTTTAACCCACATTGGGCTTCCTGTAACGACATTTTAAACTATTGTCACATTAAAATACAAGCCTTCcaatatatgtattatttttaatttttgaaataataaactctaaactaaaatcaaaatataccaaaaaaattgaaaaactaagTCGAACCATTTTtccaatcaaaaaaactcaagaaataatattcatcTTATTCCTCCTATTCACTCATTAAAGACAAGTGTTATCGCAGTGAAGCGATAAAacgccattttattttttttttaataataaatttttatattttatatttttataactcgGAAAGTAATACGTATATCTCATAAGTAAAACAACATTAACTAAAAAAGCGtcaaagttataataaaagtttaagtttaagtaaaaaaaaaaaaatttcattatcagCCGAAGgagaataacttttaagtcAGACGAGACGCGTGTCTTTAAAAGCTTACAagtgtacatatatatacgcctatatatatttaatatacatatattttaagtaGCAATGGTAGTAGTTTGTTATTAGTACTAGTAATTGTGGTTGTGTGTAATAGTGGAGCCACCACAGGATGCGGCCCTGGATTTTCTCAGcgcaaaaaaaaactcaaaaaaaaaaaagtaaaaaaattacgtgaCAAAGTTTGCATTTACACGTATATATGAGTAGTACATACTATGGTTTACGGTATGCACGACTCGCCGACGGGTCTTTCTACTCTGAAGCGCAATGTGAGAAGCGCCATCCGAAATATTTCGCATGATATCACAGCTTAGTCACAATGTACCCACCCAATAAATGAAtccattattaataacaataaccaATGATCCGAGGGAcacctaaaaatattaaacaatatctgttttaaatatattaaatacttGTATAAAAGCTTGCGGATAAATCGCCACGAATAAACAACAAAAGGTCGTACATATCCATttacacatacatatataaatatatataatatatatgtataaatgtgGACTTGAGTATTACAGTGCACTACCACGAATACTGTACACAAATACAAGTACTGGTTTAACGACGATAAAATAGTATGGAAAAAATGATGGTTcgcttctttaatttttttagctcaTTGTTACAACTCacagatttaataaaataatataaaaatatactaataagttaataataatatcaaactTACCTatgagacaaaaaattttcccgtAAGATGGAggtattttgtttaaaaaatgggaataataaaatattattcccGTGGTACGATATATATAATGGGTAAAGAGACAGTAGTCCCGTTTTCTCAGGGTGTCTATATGCTGGTCCTACTCTACCAAGTATCCGcctgtatgtatgtatctGTGTTGGTTTGTTAGTGAGTGAATTTTCGTAACACTAACGCCATCTTACGCTCGTGGGTACGATGTAAGCGATGTCTCCCGTGTCCATATTCCGTTCGTGTTGTTAATAAACGAGGACACGGGCGACACACACACTGATATACTTTATGTATTTCGAGGAAATCAACCCTGGTCAAGTCCCGGTCTTACCCCCAATGACAACTAACCCCAACTCACGCCCGCAATAAACTCCTCTTTTATATctgaattttcaatttgttttattagcTGTCAGTTAATGACTAAATCttaatttatatacttttttttccaatagTTTTAATAAACCGGATGACAAAGAAACCAAGGGCCCACGATTATGTTAACACGACAGAACAACGCGGCACTTTCCGTACCAGTCCCTACGTTTCGTTTGGCAATAAATTCCTGTACAGTACACTATTAACTATTACTAGCAGTTGTGGCTGTATgtactttttaatattgtaacatgtaatatatattacattttCTTTCGATTccttttaatttacttatttttcagatactatttttattgttattattattttattattaatattattattaaatatatatatatatatgtatatatattatatatatatatttagtaattatttataaataaatatgcatatataataatttatatgtatGTTTAAGACACTAGAGTACCAAGGAGAATGATGACACTTATGCTATTACAACAATATTGTATAGACTCTAAGCACAcgagaataaatattaaaataaactacgtcaatgttaaaaattgtaatgcaCGCTAGTACCAAGTAGTAGTGAAGGAAGACGCGCCCGTGCGCACCCAATGGCGGACACCGACCCTTATTATATTTCTTATTTCAACTCAAAATGGCGGCCCTTAAATTTTTCGCACGAtctattattacttttaacaacaatttacactgttacagtttaattaaacaattgttCCCACTGACAGCTAATCAGGTATGTtagttaaaaaactaatctatttaaaattttgttaaattgaacAATAACAGTAcgaaatgttttttattttatggttagattattttttttttatttataacaagtCATGCCAGATTTCGCGTGAAAGGGACTTACAGCAAAAACCCTTAGAGAGATCTAGTGTAGTATACTTTCTAGATATTTTTAGCTTTCACACGCTACCACTGCCCTTTTGTATGAGCCACTTTTGTTTCTAGTTGCATTCTTTATACTATTATTTAgattataaaatagttttacgtatataaatatatattatatagagCTATTTAATATTGcgcaaatataaaatacattcaCGTTTTAATATAAATCCATTCACtttgactttttatttttaacctaacgttcttatttttatttttatctagttttttttattcatgtctaaagtataaatttattatttagtttatttttttttttttttttttttttttttcagatatcAAAACGATGGGCGAGTTTCAAATCCTCACCACAAtacaatgaaaatattaattacacaGACTTCGAAGTAACTAAAGATCCAGAAGAATGGAAATGGGTTGAACATTATTTACCAAGTACACGTGTACCAGACCCACCGAAAAATATCACCAAGCCATTGGCATCTGGATGGAAACCAGctaaaggttttttttttgttttatttttaattactccaTCTTTCACGGTCTAAATAATTCGtgttacttatttattattattttattacagaaGAAGCAAAACAGCTTCCTTATTTCATAGCACGGACGAGGAATCACATGCAGCCGGTCTACTTGATGCGCAAACAGCGAGGTATGAGAAGAGTAACAGTATTACGTCGCATCAGCGGAGATATAATGGCATTGGAAgcagatttaaaaaaatacctcGAGGAAGTTATGGGCAAAGAGATGGGCACGCAAATAATAGAACCATCtggtataattaaatttcgagGAGATTGTGCATCACGTATTAAAGATTGGATGGAGCTAAAAggattttaagtattttttttaaacaaaatagcttaataaataaattaatatgtcaaaaattttgttaccgtttgtgataaaataaaaaaatgaataatatacatttatagtaaaagttattattaaagGCATGAGAAAACTTAAAAAggattgtatttttttttgttcaacaCAAGAGTAAAAAgctataaatgaatttttattttttatttctgtgtCAATAAGTGATTAAATCTTATTGTAGAAATTTAAGCGTAAgacgaattttatttttatttgaaaattttccctTGGTTGAATTTACGTCCTTCTTTGTCGATACCCGTCCAGAACAAATAGTTGTTGACAGTCTCCTTGGTTTTAGGATCTTTTGGGTCGAGTTTTGTCCAGGTGTATGACTCGTAGTCTACTTGCCAATCAGGACTCaactgtaataattaattaaattagtaaatagttaatagttatcaatatttcaaaattttgtagatTAGTAGCAACTTACCGGGAATGCAAGCTCCTGACCACGCCATATGAAGATACCACTGATGGAACTGTTGTTGTCAGATCCAAATAGACAAAAACTACCAAATGCAGCTTTACGCATTTTATCAAGACGTTGAAACATACCGGAGATGAGATTGCAAGACATGAAAACTTTAGTCAATTCTTGGTTGTACTTGTACTCTCCAAACCAGATACTGTAGTGCTCTGGGTCGAATTTTTCCCAGAAGTAGGGTACTGAGACCTTTTCATCTTCGTTGGAGTAGCACCGTTTAAAGTCGTCCATATCAAAAGTACCTTTCGGCATGGCATCAAAGGGATTTGATGATTTCGGCTCTGCTGCAAGAGCTGCTTCAGCCGCATCGGGTTCCTCAGCTGGTTCTTCCTTTTTCTTTTGCTCTTTCTTGGGTTGttctttcttttctttttgttCCTTTTCCTTCTTAccctttaaataaaatatcaattaaaaattaaattcacgtAATATAGGGATATTTAGTTAAGCAAAAGTAGAAAAGAAATTACCTTTCCTCCTAAAGCCTGGGCAAATTTCTTGGGATCATACTCAAGAGCTTTATCAGCCAATTTAAAATTGCCAATAACAGCAATAGCTTGTGGTTGGTTAACGATAGTTTGGAACCATCTGTTAACATTCTGATAAGGCTGACGAGTCTTGGGCTCAAGGACATATTGATACAGATGCATCAACGTCATGGCTACACTAATGTCAGCAAGAGTAATGCGTTCTCCTACCAAGTATGTCTTTGATAAAAGATGAGTATTAAGAGCAGTCAAAGCTCTAGCCATGTCTTCTTTTGCATTTTCGACCGTCTAATACAAAtcaagtcaaaaattaattttattcttcttcaatcattatttaaaatataatatttaaaactgtTGGCAATATTCAAATCGTTTCATGATTAATCCATCATAAAGTTCTGCACTattgtcaatttatttatctctATTTGTTACGAAATTAAACATGGTATTTAATCTCGTCTTTGCTTAGAGAatatataattgttattatcacaattaaatattacctGTTTGTTGTACGGCATAATTCCAAGAAGAGGGAATACACAGGTACAGCTGGAAGGAAGAATTTCCGAGTCAGCAAAATCGAGCCATTGAATAACTTCAGCTTTCTCTTTGTCAGACTTGCCTCTCAACTGTTCATTAGCCACTATAAATCAAAATGAACCaagttatgaataataattaaataattttcaattcatataattagtaataattaataaatatatgtaccATAGTAAGCAATAGCATTGCTCTCTGTGAGACGTAGTCCATCCTTGGATTCAAAAGCTGGTACCTAAAAATAAATCGATGCTACTGTAATATCTCACGTATTTAGAATAAAACCGTCTCAACTTATTCTAGCATTAACCTCGAAAAAAATGACTGCCAAAAGTATGCACCCATTATAGTATAACATATGCTGTACAGTaatgtagaaataaatttcgtcataaaaaaataaaaactacaaaaatgaataaatacaCCAGTAAGTATGTACGAAATAGGTATTATCAGTAAATTAAAGTGAGAAATCATCAATGAATATAGTCACCTTGCCCACTGggaatttttgaagaaattctTTGGACTTATTAGTTTCACCGAATACAAAATTCTCAGCAACCTTGATCTGAGCTCCTGAATATTGAGCCGCGATCAATGCTTTAAAAGCCCGAAAATTTTCAGGATAAGTGTACAGagtctaaaaaaatgattattatattaattaaagcaTACATTTATCTTGATAATTAGCGTGCCTCACATCAATCTCGATGCAAAATCGAGCCGATGTTAAAGGCTGAAATAATTCACAGGTTAAACTTACACCAGACGCCATTGTATCGTGTTACGGAAAGAGGAAGTTCAAAACCGGCAAGGATGACACTGAACACTGAACGCTCTCAATGTGAGATCACCATTCAAGTGGTACTTTACTTACCACTATAACGTGTGCTACCTTTTTCCTTGGCTACACTTTACTATACACAATTACgcctttcaatttttttatttatgctcTATTGTCTACTTAGCGATTGACTTGCAACAATTATCAGTAATTGTTAATATTCACCTAatgttcaattttataatatacttTATTGCGTTaacttttgtttatttaaatcaataaatatgtGACAAATCTTGATTATATTAGTTGTTTTCAATCGGCGCTTACTCATCAGGGATTGGTTAGACAAATAACGGAATTCTGTTAAAATTACCAATACAAATCGTTcagatattatttttgtcgttcataaaattattttcgctGCTTAAGCTTTATTTACAAGAAAGCGACAAAAGTGAGAGAGAGATATACAAATATACTTGACTAtagaaattatatttacaGAAAAATGTAAGTGACTGTGTGTCAGAACAAGAGTTGATTGATTGTACGAAAATGGCAGCGTTAAAAGAAATTGTTTCTctctatcaaaatttgaaaaatgaatGGTCCAAACAGCCGTGGGATTTAAATAAAGCCGGTGATTTACTTAGTCAATTaaaggtaaatatttttatttattcagtcattatttttattagctttgataagtaaaattattaggTAACCTAACCAAGCAATCTGATAAAATTGTTTGTCATCATCACTTTttatatacaaataaataattaaatcaattactTTTTCATACTAATCATtagtgataattattaattgaattttttcaggTTGGATTAACGCATTTAATGTTTTTGCCGACTTCAAATACACCAGCAAATCAAAAAGAACTGCTTATAGCTCGTaagtaaatgcaattttatgaaaaggattttttaaaagttgattATACTACTTTCAGTAtcgatttgatgaaaaattttattgtaattgagtcgacaattaattaattattttattttcataggTGACATATTGGAAATAGGAGCTCAATACAGCATAGCAACCGAGGATATCCCATCTTTTGAACGTTATATGTCTCAATTAAAATGCTATTACTTTGACTACAAGACGGCACTACCCGAATCAACATACAAGTATCAATTACTAGgattaaatttactatttttactGTCACAAAATAGAGTCGCTGAGTTTCACACAGAGTTGGAGTTACTTCCAGCAGAtcaaatccaaaaaaatgtttacatCCGACACCCGTTGAGTTTAGAGCAATGTTTAATGGAAGGCtcttacaataaaatatttttggcgAAAGGAAACGTGCCAGCGGCTTCATACAACTTCTTTATAGACATACTACTCAATACAGTCCGCGATGAAATTGGAGCATGTATGGAAAGTGCCTACGATAAAATTTCGCTAAAGGATGCATCAAGAATGTTGAACTTAAACAGTGAGAAAGAGACACTGGCTTTTGGTACCAAGAAAGGATGGAAAGTTATTCCGGAAGGCTGTTTTAATTTCAGTACTTCTCATGAGAAGAAATCTGAAGAGCCAATACCTAGTGCTGAACTTGTGACACTTGCTATTGACTATGCGAGAGAACTTGAGATGATCGTGTAATTCATAACATTAACtaaatgaaaaacaaaaaaaaataattattatttaatagtttaaaattttctaagcaTCTTTCatgtaataacttttttttcttttgtttgaatacaaaaaaactaatattaattatattaatcattatttaatcctCATAGTTAATCGATCTATttcagattattttaaaattacttaattataatagttaatactttttttcagaTGACGAAAATAAGAAGGctgaaaactttttaattttaatagtaaattttaagtctttaatttttcacaaatagtttttgtataaatatgaatttttagtgtgatttttttaataaatttcagatttaaaaaaaaattgaaaattaaattaaaaaagaaaaaatcacaTGAAGCGACAATAAAAGTTGGTAATGTAGATTATATACATGGAAATGAACTTGTAATACGTGTTTTTTAAGTCGGTCGTCGCCTGTACTATCATCAGGTTGTGGGTGGTCAGTGGAGAGCAAAGGGGGATTGCCCGAGTCGCGAATTTGTCTTGTACCCATATACATgcactaatatatatatatatatatgtgtgtgtttACATCTACAGACGTAGATTGTAGATATCCatatacacatacacatataGTAGGACGTCAACGGTGGAGCCCGTCAAATCTGGTAAAATCGAACATGGCGTCCGCTAGGTTATCGCCGTAAATTGTACCAGTGAATTTCAAACAAGATTTATGCTGATTTATTGGGATTATCGTGAGCGGACTCGGAGCACCTCGTCCTCGGGGAGGCGTCCAAGCTCCTCAAAATCCCTTGAAAGATATTCCCGTGTCACTTAATCCCAGTGATAAGAGGACGAATGGCCGCGTAAACATAGAGTAGAGTGGCTTGTGTGTTGGTTGCTGCTGCTACTAGCTGCTACACACCCTGGATCAAACTGTACAACGCGACCTTTCCTTACTGgtttttatcatcatcaatGTGCAGTGGTTTATTATTCtagtgttattatatttttttttattttactttactaaatattattatttttataactatgactattgtgattattaattattttattatcgtgACAATTATTAACCAAGACATAATAACTcgtaaattgttttttcagaCGGGGTAGCAAGagataaactaaaaaaattttctactcaCATTCGCacattgttgaaaaaaagaaaaaaaataatattttaattattctacgtggagtttttatttgtgcagtttaaatataaatgtttatCCTGGGCTAAGTATTACACTcgcataatttataaaaatttaattgcaattactaactaaaatattttccataatttttttgttattgtttatcagaatattattttatgataatataTGCAATGAAATTCAACTGATTGTGattgttataataatagttttgtGCATTTATTAAAACGTGGCAATTGTGCTGTGCAAATGAGGAACCTCTTGACAAAATAAACATAagagtaaacaaaatttacattgaaacCTTTCTTTTCTTAACTCAAAGGTGAcggcaacaacaacaacaacaacaacaacaacaacaataatagaaGTACCAATAGTAATAGTACCAATACCAAATAATGTTTAAATAGAAAAGAACGAGGGATTAAGAAAAGTAAATGTTATTTACGTGCCCAGATACTTAAATGAAAAtctaaatacaaatatttgaagaaaatcTGCTGAGCCATATGCCGCCAGCCGGGCTATCGGCAAAAGGTTTGTGTACATTGATGGACAACGGACAACCAGATGCTCGTCATCGGAGCGAGCGCTACTTGTTATATACAGAGAATGGCTCGTCTCAGCCGAATACACCAAGTACTGCTGCTTCGTCGCCAAGGTATCATAACGCTACCAGAGATAACAACTATTCAGTCAGGTTTGTATACTTTAGATTTGTTATTGGTATtagcaatcaaaaataataaatttaatctttaaaattggttatttaatttaacactgGATTATTATTGGTGGCAAGGAGGGagtaataagtatttattatttggatTATTGCAGCTACGGTT
Coding sequences within:
- the LOC123274643 gene encoding probable 39S ribosomal protein L49, mitochondrial, which produces MAALKFFARSIITFNNNLHCYSLIKQLFPLTANQISKRWASFKSSPQYNENINYTDFEVTKDPEEWKWVEHYLPSTRVPDPPKNITKPLASGWKPAKEEAKQLPYFIARTRNHMQPVYLMRKQRGMRRVTVLRRISGDIMALEADLKKYLEEVMGKEMGTQIIEPSGIIKFRGDCASRIKDWMELKGF
- the LOC123274641 gene encoding elongation factor 1-gamma yields the protein MASGTLYTYPENFRAFKALIAAQYSGAQIKVAENFVFGETNKSKEFLQKFPVGKVPAFESKDGLRLTESNAIAYYVANEQLRGKSDKEKAEVIQWLDFADSEILPSSCTCVFPLLGIMPYNKQTVENAKEDMARALTALNTHLLSKTYLVGERITLADISVAMTLMHLYQYVLEPKTRQPYQNVNRWFQTIVNQPQAIAVIGNFKLADKALEYDPKKFAQALGGKGKKEKEQKEKKEQPKKEQKKKEEPAEEPDAAEAALAAEPKSSNPFDAMPKGTFDMDDFKRCYSNEDEKVSVPYFWEKFDPEHYSIWFGEYKYNQELTKVFMSCNLISGMFQRLDKMRKAAFGSFCLFGSDNNSSISGIFIWRGQELAFPLSPDWQVDYESYTWTKLDPKDPKTKETVNNYLFWTGIDKEGRKFNQGKIFK
- the LOC123274642 gene encoding 26S proteasome non-ATPase regulatory subunit 8 — its product is MAALKEIVSLYQNLKNEWSKQPWDLNKAGDLLSQLKVGLTHLMFLPTSNTPANQKELLIARDILEIGAQYSIATEDIPSFERYMSQLKCYYFDYKTALPESTYKYQLLGLNLLFLLSQNRVAEFHTELELLPADQIQKNVYIRHPLSLEQCLMEGSYNKIFLAKGNVPAASYNFFIDILLNTVRDEIGACMESAYDKISLKDASRMLNLNSEKETLAFGTKKGWKVIPEGCFNFSTSHEKKSEEPIPSAELVTLAIDYARELEMIV